Proteins encoded within one genomic window of Candidatus Thiodiazotropha endoloripes:
- a CDS encoding heterodisulfide reductase-related iron-sulfur binding cluster has protein sequence MRCRHLNDFGFESFSTEYGFEAISLDNNQSLGPYIPDTQECLSCGVCVGSCPTYRIRPEENYGPRGRIRLLEKAVRRGETLDVNEQAALATCTLCQACETVCPSKMAFAELYRQALEGDHFKPNRSLLVSWILALAMGGETTRRRLNRSIRIYQRSGLPRLLALLAKLPLLKSIQPLLVLLPTPHNPQPVAGFTQTQVDQPLREVTLFTGCIANLFDTHTHNATIALLSRIGCDVTVAENQTCCGAAYAHNGEMSQAKACLKQNLTAFANSSTVIYNSSGCGAFLNDYPALMASEEKNPHELPSFLDVLDYLEQSDRFHQLKFKTLQTQVVVHEPCSQRNALKTQTLVYRLLEKIPGLRITPLADNQICCGAGGTKMVTQPELANPIRDEKIAALSLSGAEILITTNHTCALHLMSGARDAGFECQLMHPVQLLAQQLIN, from the coding sequence TTGAGGTGCAGGCATTTGAATGATTTTGGTTTTGAATCTTTTTCCACCGAATATGGTTTCGAGGCTATTTCGCTCGATAATAACCAATCCCTCGGTCCTTATATCCCGGATACTCAAGAGTGCTTAAGTTGCGGTGTCTGCGTTGGCAGTTGTCCGACATATCGAATCAGACCGGAAGAAAACTATGGCCCTCGTGGCCGAATTCGCTTGTTGGAAAAAGCGGTACGAAGAGGCGAGACACTTGACGTGAATGAGCAGGCCGCTTTGGCAACCTGTACGCTGTGTCAAGCCTGTGAAACCGTATGCCCGTCAAAAATGGCGTTTGCTGAACTCTACCGGCAGGCGCTTGAGGGTGATCATTTCAAGCCAAACAGGAGCTTGCTGGTTTCATGGATACTTGCTTTGGCCATGGGAGGTGAGACGACCCGTCGACGATTGAATCGTTCGATCCGCATCTATCAGCGCAGTGGATTGCCACGACTCCTTGCGCTGTTGGCCAAGCTACCGTTACTGAAAAGCATTCAGCCACTATTGGTATTGCTCCCAACACCTCACAACCCACAGCCGGTTGCCGGTTTTACACAAACTCAGGTGGATCAGCCCCTGAGGGAAGTAACCCTGTTTACCGGTTGCATAGCCAATCTGTTTGATACACATACTCACAATGCGACCATCGCACTACTGTCCCGGATTGGCTGTGACGTGACTGTGGCTGAAAATCAGACTTGTTGTGGTGCTGCCTATGCCCATAATGGAGAGATGAGTCAGGCAAAAGCCTGCTTGAAACAGAATCTGACCGCCTTTGCCAATTCCAGTACTGTCATCTACAACTCAAGCGGCTGTGGCGCCTTTCTGAATGATTATCCGGCACTCATGGCGAGCGAGGAAAAAAATCCGCATGAATTACCATCATTCCTCGATGTTCTGGACTATTTAGAACAGAGCGATCGTTTCCATCAACTGAAATTCAAAACACTGCAGACGCAGGTTGTCGTGCACGAACCGTGCAGTCAACGCAATGCGCTGAAAACTCAAACTCTGGTTTATCGATTATTGGAAAAGATTCCCGGCCTTAGGATAACACCCCTTGCCGATAATCAGATCTGTTGCGGTGCCGGGGGTACAAAGATGGTAACTCAGCCGGAACTGGCCAATCCAATCAGAGATGAGAAGATCGCCGCCCTCTCATTGAGTGGGGCGGAGATACTGATTACAACCAACCATACCTGCGCACTGCACCTTATGAGCGGGGCTCGCGATGCCGGTTTTGAATGCCAGCTGATGCACCCGGTACAACTTCTGGCACAGCAGCTAATCAACTGA
- a CDS encoding TAXI family TRAP transporter solute-binding subunit — MKRRVFLTSSVALLTAALSIPMSAQAAKERVVFSGGPAGGTFQVVANAIQVYKPIKSSKDFRVRAQSSAGSVENLRKVNSGKAQMGTVYSGHVYLGRNGQMKNDTKKYENVMAVAWLYGAPAQLVVRKGSGIKSTKDLAGKKVGVGNAGSGAFANCELFFTHMGVWDKVERNAMGYNDAASAFGNNQLDAFWLFTAFPSGAVIMAAQTNDIELIDLGKDAKESGFFDQYPYFSQLSVPAGTYRGVDYDSPSFQDSALWVANKDVSDDTVYKMLSAIYTDEGLAHMMQQKKTFKNMSLETGTQGVVTPWHPGAIKFWKEKGMM, encoded by the coding sequence ATGAAAAGAAGAGTCTTTTTAACCAGTAGTGTAGCCTTACTGACAGCAGCTTTATCAATACCGATGTCAGCACAGGCGGCTAAAGAGCGCGTCGTCTTCAGTGGCGGCCCGGCAGGCGGTACCTTCCAGGTTGTCGCCAATGCTATCCAGGTTTACAAACCGATCAAGAGTTCGAAGGATTTCCGTGTTCGCGCTCAGTCATCTGCCGGTTCAGTGGAAAACCTGCGTAAGGTGAATTCCGGCAAGGCGCAGATGGGAACGGTCTATTCCGGACATGTCTATCTGGGTCGTAACGGCCAGATGAAGAACGATACCAAGAAGTACGAAAATGTCATGGCGGTAGCCTGGCTGTATGGTGCACCTGCACAGCTGGTTGTTCGCAAGGGCTCTGGTATCAAGAGTACCAAGGACCTGGCTGGAAAGAAGGTCGGTGTCGGTAATGCAGGTTCTGGTGCTTTCGCCAACTGTGAGCTGTTCTTCACCCATATGGGTGTTTGGGACAAGGTTGAGCGTAATGCAATGGGTTACAACGATGCCGCATCGGCATTCGGTAACAACCAGCTGGATGCGTTCTGGCTGTTTACCGCATTCCCAAGTGGTGCTGTGATCATGGCGGCGCAGACCAATGACATTGAGTTGATCGACCTGGGTAAGGATGCCAAGGAGAGTGGTTTCTTTGACCAGTACCCCTACTTCTCCCAACTCTCAGTGCCTGCCGGTACTTATCGTGGCGTTGATTACGACTCCCCATCATTCCAGGACTCTGCACTGTGGGTGGCGAACAAAGACGTTTCAGATGATACGGTTTACAAGATGCTCTCAGCGATCTATACCGATGAAGGTCTGGCGCACATGATGCAGCAGAAAAAAACCTTCAAAAACATGAGTCTGGAGACAGGTACCCAAGGTGTGGTGACTCCTTGGCATCCTGGTGCGATCAAGTTCTGGAAAGAAAAAGGCATGATGTAA